ATTCCACCCCCTCCGACCTGCCCCAGGCCCCGGGCTACATGTTCACCCTGGGCACCAACCTGATCGTAGCCCCCAGGCTGCACCTGAGCCTGGACCTGGAGTCCGTGGGTGACCGCTGGGTGGCCAACGACCGTTTCGGCAGCGTGATGGGCAAGGTGGAGGCGTTCACCACGCTCAACACCCGGGTCGATTACTACCTCGGCCGGGCCGGGGCCTCTTTCGAGCACAGCAGCCTGTTCCTGGCGGTGGAGAACCTGACCGACACGGACTACGAGTTCAAGCCCGGCTATCCAATGCCTGGCGCCACGGCCTATTTCGGTTTATCTTTCAACCGCTGAACCCGATGGCAATCCCTACGGGAGGGGGAGGCGTCCCCTCCCGTCTTTTTTTTGGAGGAACCGATGCCACGTTTCACGGTCAGACTGTTGCTTGTCCTGGCTCTGTCAGCCGCTGTCAACCCTGCGGCCCGCGCCCTGGCCGGGGAGCGTCCGGTTGTGACCGCCTCGACCAGCATGATCGGTTGCATGCTGGAGCTTCTCGCCCCTGGCCGGATCGAGGTCCAGACCCTGATCCCACCCGCCTCCTGTCCGGGCACCTATGACCTGCGGCCCGGCGATGCCGCGCGGCTGGCCCGCTCGGTCCTGATCGTGCGCCACGACTATCAGGCCTACCTGGACAACCGTTTCCGCGAGCAGAACCCCGGTATGCACCTGGCCGTGCTGGAGACTCCCGGCCACTTGCTGGTCCCGCAGAATTTCCGCCGCGCCCTGGAGCAGCTCAAGGGCATCCTGGCCGAGGCTTTCCCGTCACTGGACGACAGCCTGGAGGCAAATTACGCCGCGGCGCTTGTCATGATCGACTCCGCTGAAACCCACGCCCGCGCGCGCCTGGATCAATCTGGGATCGCCGGGCGGATTGCGCTCTGCTCGGACAAGCAGGTTGCGTTCGCGCTCTGGGCCGGGGCCAAGTCCGCCGGCACGTTCACCAACTCGCCCGAGGAGCTCTCGGCCCTGAGCCTGGGCCGGATAATCAAAGCCGGGCGCGAGGGCGGGGCAGTTTTCGTGGTGGGCAACCTTCAGAGCGGCGGCGAGAAAGTCGCCCGCGCGGTGGCGGCCCAGACCGGCCTGCCGGTCTGCATCCTCAGCAATTTCCCGGGCACCAACGAGCGCAACGGCGACTGGCCGGGCCTTCTGGCCGACAACCTGGAGCTGCTGATCCGGGCCGCCGAGGGTGAAAGCCAGCCATGAGCACGGAGATCGAGTTTCTGCGGGCCACGGTGGTCCTGCACCGACGGACTGTGCTGCACGAGGTATCCTGGCGGGTCGATAGCGGCCAGTTCTGGGGGATAGTGGGGCCGAACGGTGCGGGCAAGTCCACCCTGGTGCGCCTGGCGGCCGGGTTTGTCCCCCTGGCCGCTGGCAAAGCCGCCGTGCTCGGAAAAGACCTGGCCAACTGGAAACTGACCGAGCTGCGCAAACGGGTGGGGTTCCTGGCCCAGCACCTGTTTTTCGACGAGGGCCTGCCGATATCCGCCCGCGAGGTGGTCCTGATCGGCCGGACCGGGCGGCGTGGGCTGCTGCGCCCCTTGAGCGCCGCGGACCACGAGGCCGCCGCTCGCTGCGCCGCCGAGCTGGAGGTGGCCCACCTTCTGGAGCGCCCCTTCGGCACTCTCTCGGGCGGTGAGCGCCAGCGGGTCCTTCTGGCCCGGGCCCTGGCCCAGGAGCCGGAGCTGCTGATCCTGGACGAGCCGACCGCGGCGCTCGACCCGCGCGCGGCCCTGCGTTTTCTCGACAGCGTGGACCGCCTTCAGCAGACCCGCCGGATGACAGTGCT
Above is a genomic segment from bacterium containing:
- a CDS encoding zinc ABC transporter substrate-binding protein — protein: MPRFTVRLLLVLALSAAVNPAARALAGERPVVTASTSMIGCMLELLAPGRIEVQTLIPPASCPGTYDLRPGDAARLARSVLIVRHDYQAYLDNRFREQNPGMHLAVLETPGHLLVPQNFRRALEQLKGILAEAFPSLDDSLEANYAAALVMIDSAETHARARLDQSGIAGRIALCSDKQVAFALWAGAKSAGTFTNSPEELSALSLGRIIKAGREGGAVFVVGNLQSGGEKVARAVAAQTGLPVCILSNFPGTNERNGDWPGLLADNLELLIRAAEGESQP
- a CDS encoding ABC transporter ATP-binding protein, with the protein product MSTEIEFLRATVVLHRRTVLHEVSWRVDSGQFWGIVGPNGAGKSTLVRLAAGFVPLAAGKAAVLGKDLANWKLTELRKRVGFLAQHLFFDEGLPISAREVVLIGRTGRRGLLRPLSAADHEAAARCAAELEVAHLLERPFGTLSGGERQRVLLARALAQEPELLILDEPTAALDPRAALRFLDSVDRLQQTRRMTVLVVTHEISSLPAGCGHVALVRAGAILDAGPKEQCLTPERLSELYGCRVELELRGGRYQIFQE